One Nostoc punctiforme PCC 73102 DNA window includes the following coding sequences:
- a CDS encoding MBG domain-containing protein: MFTITLDGIELTGDDIDFVTAEDENGNPTEDFINAHSYTVTLTDSGFDKAEAAEIFVTADGLDATTYESILEIIQPT, encoded by the coding sequence ATGTTTACTATTACTCTGGATGGTATAGAGCTAACTGGTGATGATATCGACTTTGTAACAGCCGAGGATGAAAATGGTAATCCGACGGAAGATTTTATCAATGCACATAGCTACACGGTTACTCTAACTGACTCAGGTTTTGATAAGGCTGAGGCTGCTGAGATATTTGTAACGGCTGACGGACTAGACGCAACCACCTATGAGTCAATATTAGAGATTATCCAGCCCACCTAA
- a CDS encoding Npun_F0813 family protein: MFILKRQDVEISSIQHPKKDQQVPILNYQGQTFRLISVFKASQEEEARALWRELTDNRGKACVLLEEPERFSVWGKIRLEQLDSDTGGHGKTAILVQASILLLQGVSIDIEEFLGARQAALFEKDIAEVFKQKQFPQVSSLEAVKYLVSTNPLPTAKIPDWQENHVVILLQELHRLGKAYFGNGNFTKQVIYKLEDMPEAERLLFLSWLNQSPLGKLWQ, encoded by the coding sequence ATGTTTATTCTCAAACGGCAGGATGTTGAAATATCAAGCATTCAGCACCCAAAAAAGGATCAGCAAGTGCCGATTCTCAATTATCAAGGGCAGACTTTTCGCTTGATTAGTGTTTTCAAAGCTAGTCAAGAAGAAGAAGCTAGAGCCTTATGGAGAGAATTAACGGATAACCGGGGTAAAGCCTGTGTTTTGCTGGAGGAACCGGAACGTTTTAGCGTCTGGGGTAAAATCCGTTTAGAGCAGCTGGATAGTGACACAGGTGGTCATGGCAAAACGGCGATTTTAGTCCAAGCCAGTATTTTGCTGTTACAGGGTGTTTCTATCGACATTGAAGAGTTTTTAGGTGCTAGGCAAGCTGCATTATTTGAAAAAGATATTGCGGAGGTGTTCAAGCAAAAGCAATTTCCTCAAGTATCTTCCCTAGAAGCGGTTAAATATTTGGTATCTACCAATCCTTTGCCAACCGCCAAAATACCTGATTGGCAAGAAAATCATGTAGTTATTCTATTACAAGAACTGCATCGATTAGGAAAAGCCTATTTTGGCAATGGCAATTTTACCAAACAAGTGATTTATAAGTTAGAAGATATGCCAGAAGCCGAGCGGTTGCTATTTCTCAGTTGGCTAAATCAATCGCCACTGGGTAAACTGTGGCAGTAG
- a CDS encoding tyrosine-type recombinase/integrase, with product MRKIEPSRNNQGSIQLRFSVNGKRYGFNPVPGGRFDNKRDLDIAQAIATTIQNDILAKNFDSTLDRYRLTSKQSIQSSNQASIPQTLLELWDYWVDSLSLSVATRQHHYKAIRQQILKANPDLMDTLWLTKSNLGASTFNQRLGYLKRCYRWAISKNLGNSNPYDELKTRRVCTKSIKPFTSREIKVIIQGFEESAMHYAPFIKFLLATGVRTSEAIGLRWCHVDFDQGFVTIQESLSRDWAGNGYQRVRKETKTGSNRQLEMTEELRGLLWSLKPSKTDPDSLVFTTVKGKPIDDGNFRERYWVKVLTKVGVDYRRPYTTRHTTASHAIDQGTSVTGVAYLLGHKDTRMVMQTYAHLVNRPKLPDIPLR from the coding sequence ATGAGAAAAATAGAGCCATCCAGGAATAACCAAGGAAGTATTCAGTTAAGATTTAGTGTTAATGGTAAACGTTATGGTTTTAATCCTGTCCCTGGGGGTAGATTTGACAACAAAAGAGATTTAGATATAGCCCAAGCGATCGCCACTACAATACAGAATGATATCCTAGCTAAGAACTTTGACTCCACATTAGACCGATACCGACTAACCTCGAAGCAATCTATACAATCCAGTAACCAAGCCTCAATACCTCAAACGCTACTGGAACTGTGGGATTACTGGGTAGACAGCCTCAGCCTTTCAGTAGCTACCAGACAACACCACTACAAAGCTATTAGGCAGCAGATTCTTAAAGCTAACCCTGATTTGATGGATACTCTGTGGCTGACCAAATCTAACTTAGGAGCCTCAACTTTCAATCAACGCCTGGGTTATTTGAAAAGATGTTATCGTTGGGCCATATCAAAAAACCTGGGAAATAGTAACCCCTATGACGAGCTAAAAACCCGTAGGGTGTGTACCAAGTCAATCAAACCCTTTACTTCCAGAGAGATTAAAGTGATTATCCAGGGCTTTGAAGAGTCTGCCATGCACTACGCGCCTTTTATTAAGTTTCTGCTGGCTACAGGTGTTAGGACATCTGAAGCTATTGGGCTACGTTGGTGTCATGTAGACTTTGACCAAGGGTTTGTAACCATCCAAGAAAGCCTATCTAGGGATTGGGCAGGTAACGGATATCAGAGGGTCAGAAAGGAGACTAAAACAGGTAGTAACCGACAGCTAGAAATGACCGAAGAGTTAAGGGGCTTATTGTGGTCGCTCAAACCCTCTAAAACTGACCCGGATTCCTTAGTATTTACTACAGTCAAAGGAAAACCTATAGATGATGGTAACTTCCGAGAGAGATACTGGGTTAAGGTTTTAACTAAAGTTGGTGTAGATTACCGAAGACCTTATACGACTCGGCACACAACTGCCAGTCATGCCATAGACCAAGGCACATCGGTTACGGGGGTGGCATATTTACTGGGACATAAAGACACCCGAATGGTTATGCAAACTTACGCTCATCTGGTTAACCGTCCCAAGTTACCTGATATACCTCTAAGGTAA
- a CDS encoding group I intron-associated PD-(D/E)XK endonuclease: MHHTKDKGDLAAAKVIADLVEKEYSVFVPVVTEHAPFDLIAYKNGKCYRIQAKYSCDGTLKNKSNWADKNGCHEKKYKSDDFDFYGLYLPDINKVVYPSIKFGGCGIRTTPPKSPNPFYWWEDFTDLTEVALKRTYKEFGVDLTTRKVNPDSRIHTRKVERPSKEELGKLVWEKPTAQIGRDFGVSDKAVEKWCKAYGVEKPPRGYWVKKAYGKMEVQLTIHDED; the protein is encoded by the coding sequence ATGCACCACACAAAAGATAAGGGTGATCTAGCAGCTGCTAAAGTGATAGCAGATTTAGTCGAGAAAGAATATTCGGTTTTTGTACCAGTAGTAACTGAACATGCACCCTTTGATTTGATTGCCTACAAAAATGGCAAATGTTACAGAATTCAAGCTAAATACAGTTGTGATGGCACACTGAAAAATAAAAGCAATTGGGCAGACAAGAATGGTTGTCATGAGAAAAAGTACAAATCTGATGACTTTGATTTTTATGGCCTTTATTTGCCAGATATAAACAAAGTAGTGTATCCATCAATCAAGTTTGGCGGTTGCGGTATCAGGACAACGCCACCTAAATCACCCAATCCTTTTTATTGGTGGGAAGATTTTACAGATTTAACTGAAGTAGCACTTAAGCGAACCTACAAGGAGTTTGGCGTTGACTTAACAACTAGAAAGGTTAACCCAGACTCTAGGATTCATACCAGAAAAGTTGAAAGGCCATCGAAAGAAGAACTAGGTAAACTAGTTTGGGAAAAGCCAACCGCACAAATTGGGAGAGATTTTGGTGTGTCTGATAAGGCTGTAGAAAAATGGTGTAAGGCTTATGGGGTAGAAAAGCCACCCAGAGGATATTGGGTGAAGAAGGCTTATGGGAAAATGGAAGTACAGTTAACAATCCATGACGAAGATTGA
- a CDS encoding site-specific integrase, which translates to MKKAKPGTVGIEEYRGKYRLQLPRMIANGSSRYISTGLDTHNPGSIKQVQRLAWDIEDAIAADKFCIDDYRASKSQPKKQITLSELWQLFSEHRKTDLAVSTYHKAYQGKWKRLIASVPYENPNDAEKIKDWIVQHRGASSARQILILLNAASNWAVSQGLLKTNRFTGLSKGIKRPKRKPIDAFSTSEMLAILDAFRGDHYETFVNFLFITGCRTGEAIALQWKQIAPDYRSVTINASYYLGLDTRKPTKTGETRSVPCNPQLIRLLKGLTRGAQTDQVFTSVSGGIINNNRFLSDYWKPKINQLIEQRLVERYRPAYNTRHTAITRMLESGLTAAEVARVVGNSPRVINDHYAGVSRNIVLPEI; encoded by the coding sequence ATGAAAAAAGCTAAACCGGGTACAGTCGGCATCGAGGAGTACCGCGGTAAATATCGCCTTCAACTACCCAGAATGATCGCTAATGGCTCCAGTCGTTATATATCTACCGGGTTGGATACTCATAACCCAGGAAGTATTAAGCAGGTACAAAGGCTTGCCTGGGATATTGAGGACGCGATCGCGGCTGATAAGTTCTGTATCGATGATTACCGGGCATCCAAGAGCCAACCAAAGAAACAGATAACCCTTAGCGAACTTTGGCAGCTATTTAGTGAACATAGAAAAACTGATTTAGCCGTCTCTACATATCATAAGGCTTACCAAGGTAAATGGAAGCGCCTAATCGCCTCTGTGCCTTACGAGAATCCTAATGATGCTGAAAAGATAAAGGACTGGATAGTACAACATAGGGGCGCTAGTTCCGCTAGGCAAATACTAATACTACTTAATGCCGCTAGTAACTGGGCGGTATCCCAAGGGCTACTAAAAACCAATAGGTTTACCGGGTTATCCAAAGGTATCAAAAGACCCAAAAGAAAACCCATAGATGCTTTTAGTACCTCTGAGATGTTAGCCATACTGGATGCTTTCCGGGGTGATCACTACGAGACCTTTGTTAACTTCCTGTTTATTACTGGTTGCCGGACGGGTGAAGCGATCGCCCTACAGTGGAAACAGATAGCCCCTGATTACCGTAGTGTTACCATAAATGCCTCTTATTACCTGGGGTTGGATACCAGAAAACCTACGAAAACCGGAGAGACTAGAAGTGTCCCTTGTAACCCTCAGTTGATTAGATTACTTAAAGGGCTGACTAGGGGCGCACAGACGGATCAGGTGTTTACCAGTGTGTCTGGAGGTATTATAAATAACAATAGATTTTTATCGGACTACTGGAAACCTAAGATTAACCAGTTGATTGAACAGAGATTAGTAGAGCGCTACAGGCCAGCTTACAACACTAGGCATACAGCTATTACTAGAATGCTTGAATCTGGTCTGACTGCTGCTGAGGTAGCTAGGGTGGTTGGGAATAGCCCAAGGGTTATTAATGATCACTATGCGGGTGTTAGTAGAAACATTGTGTTACCGGAGATATAA